A part of Lutra lutra chromosome 2, mLutLut1.2, whole genome shotgun sequence genomic DNA contains:
- the PLA2G12A gene encoding group XIIA secretory phospholipase A2 isoform X2, protein MSSGPRLRGVRPAGEEQNVTEMDAFRKSEVFDPAEKYKMDHKRRGTALIFNHERFFWHLMLPERRGTSADRDNLTRRFSELGFEVKCFNDLKAEELLLKIHEASTSSHTDADCFLCVFLSHGEGNHIYAYDAKIEIQTLTGLFKGDKCQSLVGKPKIFIIQACRGDQHDVPVIPLDVVDHRTDAPEANVTQVDAASVHTLPAGADFLMCYSVAEGYYSHRETVNGSWYIQDLCEMLGKFGSSLEFTELLTLVNRKVSQRRVDFCKDPNAIGKKQVPCFASMLTKKLHFFPKSK, encoded by the exons gtgaggaaCAAAATGTGACCGAAATGGACGCCTTCCGTAAGAG TGAAGTATTTGATCCGGCAGAAAAGTACAAAATGGACCACAAGAGGAGAGGAACTGCTTTAATCTTCAACCACGAGAGGTTCTTCTGGCATTTAATGTTGCCAGAACGGCGGGGCACCAGCGCAGACAGAGACAATCTAACACGCAG GTTTTCAGAACTAGGATTTGAAGTGAAATGCTTTAATGATCTTAAAGCAGAAGAACTACTGCTCAAAATTCATGAGG CGTCAACCTCTAGCCACACGGATGCCGACTGCTTTTTATGTGTTTTCCTGAGTCATGGTGAAGGCAATCACATTTACGCATATGATGCCAAAATTGAAATTCAGACACTGACTGGCTTATTCAAAGGAGACAAATGTCAAAGCCTAGTTGGAAAACCCAAGATATTTATCATTCAG GCGTGTCGGGGAGACCAGCATGACGTGCCAGTCATTCCTCTGGACGTAGTGGATCATCGGACTGACGCACCAGAGGCCAACGTCACCCAGGTGGATGCGGCCTCCGTGCACACGCTGCCCGCTGGGGCTGACTTCCTCATGTGCTACTCTGTGGCAGAAG gcTATTATTCTCATCGGGAAACTGTGAATGGCTCATGGTACATTCAAGATTTGTGTGAGATGCTGGGGAAATTCGGCTCCTCCTTGGAGTTCACGGAACTCCTCACTCTGGTGAACAGGAAAGTCTCTCAGCGCCGAGTGGACTTTTGCAAAGACCCAAATGCAATTGgaaagaagcaggttccctgctttgCCTCAATGCTAACTAAAAAGCTGCATTTCTTTCCGAAATCTAAATGA
- the PLA2G12A gene encoding group XIIA secretory phospholipase A2 isoform X3: MDHKRRGTALIFNHERFFWHLMLPERRGTSADRDNLTRRFSELGFEVKCFNDLKAEELLLKIHEASTSSHTDADCFLCVFLSHGEGNHIYAYDAKIEIQTLTGLFKGDKCQSLVGKPKIFIIQACRGDQHDVPVIPLDVVDHRTDAPEANVTQVDAASVHTLPAGADFLMCYSVAEGYYSHRETVNGSWYIQDLCEMLGKFGSSLEFTELLTLVNRKVSQRRVDFCKDPNAIGKKQVPCFASMLTKKLHFFPKSK, from the exons ATGGACCACAAGAGGAGAGGAACTGCTTTAATCTTCAACCACGAGAGGTTCTTCTGGCATTTAATGTTGCCAGAACGGCGGGGCACCAGCGCAGACAGAGACAATCTAACACGCAG GTTTTCAGAACTAGGATTTGAAGTGAAATGCTTTAATGATCTTAAAGCAGAAGAACTACTGCTCAAAATTCATGAGG CGTCAACCTCTAGCCACACGGATGCCGACTGCTTTTTATGTGTTTTCCTGAGTCATGGTGAAGGCAATCACATTTACGCATATGATGCCAAAATTGAAATTCAGACACTGACTGGCTTATTCAAAGGAGACAAATGTCAAAGCCTAGTTGGAAAACCCAAGATATTTATCATTCAG GCGTGTCGGGGAGACCAGCATGACGTGCCAGTCATTCCTCTGGACGTAGTGGATCATCGGACTGACGCACCAGAGGCCAACGTCACCCAGGTGGATGCGGCCTCCGTGCACACGCTGCCCGCTGGGGCTGACTTCCTCATGTGCTACTCTGTGGCAGAAG gcTATTATTCTCATCGGGAAACTGTGAATGGCTCATGGTACATTCAAGATTTGTGTGAGATGCTGGGGAAATTCGGCTCCTCCTTGGAGTTCACGGAACTCCTCACTCTGGTGAACAGGAAAGTCTCTCAGCGCCGAGTGGACTTTTGCAAAGACCCAAATGCAATTGgaaagaagcaggttccctgctttgCCTCAATGCTAACTAAAAAGCTGCATTTCTTTCCGAAATCTAAATGA